One genomic window of Canis lupus baileyi chromosome 24, mCanLup2.hap1, whole genome shotgun sequence includes the following:
- the LOC140616315 gene encoding olfactory receptor 9S13-like: MVHFQDFVLEGFEGGLETQALLFAVFLALYMVTVLGNLLMIIVITLDARLHSPMYFFLKNLSFVDLCYSSVIAPKALANFFSSSKVITFAGCAMQFFFLSLLGTTEAFLLGVMAYDRFMAICNPLRYPITMCQSACTCLVLGAYCGGCFNSVVQTSFTFHLPFCSSNRINHFFCDVVPLLKLSCGNTAINELLLFGICGLIIVGLAFMVLISYGYIIVTILRMGSGARRRKVFSTCGSHMTAVTLFFGTVFVMYAQPGAIESMEQGKVVSVFYTLVIPMLNPLIYSLRNKDVKEALRRLGQKPMAL, translated from the coding sequence ATGGTCCACTTTCAAGATTTTGTGCTGGAGGGATTTGAGGGTggcctggagacccaggcccTGCTCTTTGCTGTGTTCCTGGCTCTATACATGGTGACTGTACTGGGTAACCTCCTCATGATCATCGTTATCACCCTGGATGCCCGCCTGCACTCCCCAATGTACTTCTTCCTCAAGAACCTCTCCTTTGTTGACTTGTGCTACTCATCTGTCATTGCCCCGAAAGCACTGGCCAACTTCTTCTCCTCATCCAAGGTCATCACCTTTGCAGGATGTGCcatgcagtttttctttttgtccttgctGGGCACAACTGAAGCTTTCCTCCTGGGtgtcatggcctatgaccgcttcATGGCCATCTGTAACCCCTTGCGTTACCCCATCACCATGTGCCAGTCTGCCTGCACTTGCCTGGTGCTGGGCGCCTACTGTGGAGGCTGCTTCAACTCTGTTGTGCAGACCAGCTTCACATTCCACCTCCCATTCTGCAGCTCCAACCGCATCAACCACTTCTTCTGTGATGTGGTCCCCTTGCTCAAACTCTCCTGTGGCAACACAGCCATCAATGAACTTCTCTTGTTTGGCATCTGTGGGCTCATCATTGTGGGTTTGGCATTTATGGTCCTCATCTCCTATGGCTACATCATAGTGACCATCCTGAGGATGGGATCAGGAGCTAGGAGACGTAAGGTCTTCTCTACCTGTGGCTCCCACATGACTGCAGTGACTCTCTTTTTTGGGACCGTCTTTGTCATGTATGCCCAGCCAGGAGCAATTGAGTCTATGGAGCAGGGCAAGGTGGTCTCTGTCTTCTACACGCTGGTCATCCCAATGCTCAATCCCCTCATCTACAGTCTGCGAAACAAGGATGTGAAGGAGGCCCTGCGGAGGCTGGGCCAGAAACCCATGGCCTTGTGA